In a single window of the uncultured Dysgonomonas sp. genome:
- the frr gene encoding ribosome recycling factor, translating into MAADLKQIGQKAEEKMQASVEFLDETLSRIRAGKANPHILDGIKLEYYGSLTPLSGVAAINTPDARTIVIQPWEKQMLKEVEKAILNSDVGITPDNNGEIIRLSIPPLTEERRKQLVKQAKQEAEDAKVSIRNARRDAIDSIKKSVKDGVAEDMAKDAENDMQKLHDKYIKKIDDVFALKEKEILTV; encoded by the coding sequence ATGGCAGCAGACCTAAAACAAATCGGACAAAAAGCAGAAGAGAAAATGCAGGCTTCTGTAGAGTTTCTTGACGAAACTCTATCCCGTATACGTGCGGGAAAAGCAAATCCCCATATCCTGGATGGGATAAAACTTGAATATTACGGCTCACTTACCCCACTTAGCGGCGTAGCAGCTATTAATACACCGGATGCACGGACTATTGTCATTCAACCATGGGAAAAACAAATGTTGAAAGAGGTGGAGAAAGCTATTCTTAACTCCGACGTGGGCATTACTCCTGATAATAATGGGGAGATTATCCGCCTATCTATTCCTCCTTTGACTGAAGAGCGACGTAAGCAATTGGTAAAACAAGCCAAGCAAGAAGCGGAGGACGCAAAAGTAAGTATCCGCAATGCGCGCCGCGATGCTATCGATTCAATCAAAAAGTCGGTAAAAGACGGGGTTGCAGAAGATATGGCTAAGGATGCGGAAAATGATATGCAGAAACTTCACGATAAATACATTAAGAAAATCGACGATGTATTTGCTCTGAAAGAAAAAGAAATATTGACAGTATAA
- a CDS encoding cupin domain-containing protein, giving the protein MKESKEFILQKDIITETVGEGVTRQILGYNDELMLVKVSFEKGSIGNMHSHPHVQSSYIESGRFEVTIDGKKQELVQGDGFYVPSGAIHGLICMEKGAVLDAFSPMRKDFI; this is encoded by the coding sequence ATGAAAGAAAGTAAAGAATTCATTCTACAAAAAGATATAATAACCGAAACTGTCGGAGAGGGTGTTACCAGGCAGATACTGGGATATAATGATGAACTGATGCTAGTAAAGGTATCTTTCGAAAAAGGAAGTATCGGCAATATGCACAGTCATCCACATGTGCAATCGTCGTATATAGAGAGCGGCAGATTTGAGGTTACTATAGATGGGAAAAAGCAGGAACTTGTGCAAGGTGACGGCTTTTACGTGCCTTCCGGAGCCATTCACGGACTTATCTGTATGGAAAAAGGCGCAGTATTAGATGCATTTTCGCCCATGCGAAAAGATTTTATATGA
- a CDS encoding peptidylprolyl isomerase, whose amino-acid sequence MCSNKPKEPVVLLQTSYGNIKIKLYNETPIHRDNFLRLAKEGFYKDLTFHRVIKDFMIQGGDPKTRNIADGDSIPEDKTMGDTIPSEIKFPLHYHKRGALGAARWGDAENPTKASDASQFYIVTGELTFDNKLNELEKTRFERLKQSIYNRLQSANMDTIKALYKTGDRSAITELKNKMLSEAEEQANTQKPEITYSEEQREYYKTRGGAPHLDNEYTVFGEVMEGMDVVDKIQNVKTNEKDKPLKGILMNVIVLEK is encoded by the coding sequence ATGTGCAGTAACAAACCCAAAGAACCTGTCGTGCTATTACAGACCAGCTATGGCAATATAAAAATCAAATTGTATAACGAAACGCCCATCCATAGAGACAATTTTCTCAGATTGGCCAAAGAGGGTTTCTATAAAGATCTGACATTTCACAGGGTAATAAAGGATTTTATGATCCAAGGTGGTGACCCCAAAACCCGCAATATAGCTGACGGAGACTCTATTCCCGAAGATAAAACGATGGGAGATACCATCCCTTCCGAAATAAAATTCCCACTTCATTATCATAAACGGGGAGCACTGGGCGCAGCCCGCTGGGGTGACGCTGAAAATCCGACAAAGGCTTCTGATGCTTCGCAGTTTTATATCGTTACTGGCGAGTTGACTTTCGATAATAAATTGAATGAGCTGGAAAAAACACGTTTCGAACGCTTGAAACAAAGCATCTACAACCGATTGCAATCAGCGAATATGGACACAATCAAAGCTTTGTATAAAACCGGTGATCGCTCAGCCATAACCGAATTGAAAAATAAGATGCTGTCGGAAGCCGAAGAGCAGGCAAATACACAGAAGCCGGAAATAACATATAGTGAGGAACAACGTGAATATTATAAGACCAGAGGAGGTGCGCCGCATCTGGACAATGAATATACGGTATTTGGAGAAGTGATGGAAGGCATGGATGTTGTAGACAAAATACAGAACGTGAAAACAAATGAGAAGGATAAGCCACTGAAAGGTATCCTTATGAATGTTATAGTATTAGAAAAATAA
- the rsgA gene encoding ribosome small subunit-dependent GTPase A: MNGLVIKNTGSWYLVRTDDGKNIECKVKGNFRLKGIRSTNPIAVGDRVSIVENNEGTALITEIEDRKNYIIRRSSNLSKQSHILAANIDLCFLIVTINHPVTSTVFIDRFLAAAEAYRVPVNLIFNKTDIYTEDETEYMDALIGLYNHIGYPGLKISALEKEGIEALREKIEGKITLFSGHSGVGKSTLINTLIPDTGLKTGAISGYHGKGMHTTTFSEMIELSQGGFIIDTPGIKGFGTVDMEKDEIFHFFPDIFKFSKDCRFHNCIHINEPDCAVRAAVEKHYISESRYKSYLNMMEEETDEKYRK, from the coding sequence ATGAATGGTCTTGTAATAAAAAATACGGGTAGTTGGTATCTGGTTCGTACCGATGACGGGAAAAATATCGAATGTAAGGTGAAAGGAAATTTTCGCCTGAAGGGTATACGCAGTACCAATCCTATCGCAGTAGGGGACAGGGTCAGCATTGTTGAAAACAATGAGGGTACCGCTCTGATAACCGAAATAGAAGATCGGAAGAATTATATTATCCGCCGTTCTTCCAATTTATCAAAGCAATCCCATATCCTGGCAGCGAACATAGACCTGTGCTTTCTTATCGTTACAATCAATCATCCGGTGACATCCACCGTCTTTATCGACCGGTTTCTTGCCGCGGCAGAAGCCTACCGGGTTCCCGTGAATCTTATATTTAATAAAACGGATATCTATACGGAAGATGAAACCGAGTATATGGATGCCCTGATTGGTTTATACAATCATATAGGTTATCCGGGTCTCAAAATATCAGCTTTAGAAAAAGAAGGGATAGAAGCTCTGCGAGAAAAGATAGAAGGGAAGATAACTTTGTTTTCCGGACATTCAGGCGTAGGGAAGTCTACTCTGATTAATACCCTTATCCCCGATACAGGCCTGAAGACCGGAGCGATATCCGGATATCATGGCAAAGGGATGCATACAACCACTTTTTCCGAAATGATAGAGCTATCTCAGGGCGGTTTTATAATAGATACTCCCGGTATCAAAGGCTTTGGTACGGTGGATATGGAGAAGGACGAGATCTTTCATTTCTTTCCCGATATTTTCAAGTTTTCGAAAGACTGCCGTTTTCACAATTGTATTCATATTAATGAGCCGGATTGTGCGGTGAGGGCTGCTGTAGAAAAGCATTATATAAGCGAGAGCCGCTACAAGTCGTACCTCAATATGATGGAAGAGGAAACTGACGAGAAGTACAGGAAATAG
- the pyrH gene encoding UMP kinase, whose translation MAKYGRILLKLSGESLMGQQQYGIDVNRLNSYAEQIKSVADMGVQISIVIGGGNIFRGLSGASKGYDRVKGDQMGMLATVINSLALSSALVAIGQKARVLTAIRMEPIGEIYSKWKAIEAMENGEVVILSCGTGNPFFTTDTGSSLRGIEIEADVMLKGTRVDGVYTADPEKDPTATKFERISYDEVYTRGLKVMDMTATVMCKENNLPIVVFDMDTPGNLERLMKGENIGTYVHA comes from the coding sequence ATGGCAAAATACGGAAGAATACTCCTGAAGTTAAGCGGTGAATCCCTGATGGGTCAACAGCAATATGGTATAGATGTTAACCGGCTGAACTCTTATGCCGAACAGATAAAATCTGTTGCAGATATGGGCGTTCAGATTAGCATTGTTATAGGAGGAGGAAATATTTTCCGAGGATTGAGTGGAGCCTCGAAAGGTTACGACAGGGTGAAAGGCGACCAGATGGGTATGTTAGCGACAGTTATTAATAGCCTGGCTTTAAGTTCGGCATTAGTTGCCATTGGTCAAAAAGCCAGAGTGCTGACAGCTATACGCATGGAACCTATCGGCGAAATTTACAGTAAATGGAAAGCTATTGAAGCCATGGAAAATGGCGAAGTTGTTATTCTTTCATGCGGTACAGGTAATCCATTCTTTACTACAGATACCGGCTCGTCTCTGCGTGGGATAGAAATAGAGGCTGACGTTATGCTCAAAGGAACACGTGTCGACGGCGTATATACTGCAGACCCGGAGAAAGACCCGACTGCGACTAAATTTGAGCGTATATCGTATGACGAGGTTTACACTCGCGGGCTGAAAGTGATGGACATGACAGCAACCGTGATGTGTAAAGAAAATAACCTACCCATCGTTGTCTTCGATATGGATACTCCAGGTAATCTGGAACGGCTGATGAAAGGCGAGAATATAGGTACTTATGTGCATGCGTAG